One window from the genome of Pseudomonadota bacterium encodes:
- a CDS encoding Re/Si-specific NAD(P)(+) transhydrogenase subunit alpha, which produces MSLHVAVLKEQNENERRVAVIPETVKKLIAAGCSVTLEKGAGAEASYTDEAYKEAGAKLSGADEAVKNADILLCVGAPQDSVLKKLKKSALVIGALSPYNNQDIVKSLAANKLSGFAMELVPRITRAQSMDILSSQANLAGYKSVLDAAEYYTGSFPMMMTAAGTVPPAKVFIMGAGVAGLQAIATAKRLGAVVSATDVRPAAKEQVQSLGGTFIAVEDDEFKQAETAGGYAKEMSKDYQKKQQALVEETIQKQDIVITTALIPGRAAPVLITEEMVKSMKPGAVIVDLAVEQGGNCAASENGKVVVKHGVTIIGHKNVASRLATVSSALYARNLLNFVKILINDDSKKLAIDWDDDIIKGTALTKEGAVIHPLFGKTTSAAKKKTTAKKAPAKKAAGKKKPAKKAAPKKAAAKKTAAKKPAAKKAKK; this is translated from the coding sequence GTGTCTTTACATGTTGCTGTCTTAAAAGAACAAAATGAAAATGAGCGCCGTGTCGCCGTCATTCCCGAAACCGTTAAAAAACTGATTGCCGCGGGCTGTTCCGTGACACTGGAAAAAGGTGCCGGCGCAGAGGCCTCTTATACTGACGAGGCATATAAAGAGGCGGGTGCGAAACTCTCCGGCGCAGATGAGGCCGTAAAAAATGCCGATATTCTGCTTTGTGTCGGCGCGCCGCAGGACAGCGTTTTAAAAAAGCTGAAAAAATCCGCATTGGTCATCGGTGCCTTATCGCCTTACAATAATCAGGATATTGTCAAATCCCTTGCGGCAAACAAGCTCTCCGGCTTTGCGATGGAGCTGGTGCCGCGCATAACCCGCGCACAAAGCATGGACATTCTGTCCTCGCAGGCCAATCTGGCCGGATATAAATCCGTGCTGGATGCTGCGGAATATTACACAGGGTCTTTTCCGATGATGATGACGGCGGCCGGGACGGTTCCGCCCGCAAAAGTCTTTATCATGGGCGCCGGTGTTGCCGGATTGCAGGCCATTGCCACCGCCAAACGTCTTGGCGCGGTCGTTTCCGCCACAGATGTCCGCCCTGCCGCGAAAGAACAGGTGCAATCACTGGGCGGCACCTTCATTGCCGTCGAGGATGACGAGTTCAAACAGGCTGAAACCGCCGGCGGTTACGCCAAGGAAATGTCGAAAGACTATCAGAAAAAACAACAGGCACTGGTCGAGGAAACCATCCAGAAACAGGATATCGTCATTACAACGGCCTTAATCCCCGGACGCGCCGCACCGGTTCTGATTACCGAAGAGATGGTGAAATCCATGAAGCCCGGCGCTGTTATTGTTGATCTTGCCGTTGAGCAGGGCGGTAACTGCGCGGCATCGGAAAACGGTAAAGTCGTCGTCAAACACGGCGTTACGATTATCGGGCATAAGAATGTCGCTTCACGCCTTGCCACGGTTTCCTCGGCGCTTTATGCGCGCAACCTCCTGAATTTCGTCAAAATTCTTATTAACGACGACAGTAAAAAACTGGCGATTGACTGGGATGATGACATTATCAAAGGCACGGCACTGACCAAAGAAGGCGCGGTTATTCACCCGCTTTTCGGTAAGACAACATCTGCCGCCAAGAAAAAAACGACGGCGAAAAAAGCGCCCGCAAAAAAAGCCGCGGGCAAAAAGAAGCCCGCCAAGAAAGCTGCGCCGAAAAAAGCTGCCGCAAAGAAAACAGCGGCAAAGAAACCGGCTGCAAAAAAAGCCAAGAAATAA
- a CDS encoding NAD(P) transhydrogenase subunit alpha → MSNQQNLAEGARDLAAAATELAEKAAALAATTPAQDAGMAAAQQGDGFFINGLIIFVLACFVGYHVVWRVTPALHSPLMSITNAISSVVIVGALLAVGASAVGFSKLMGFLAVVLAAVNIFGGFIVTRRMLHMFKKKA, encoded by the coding sequence ATGTCAAACCAGCAAAATCTTGCAGAGGGCGCACGCGACCTTGCCGCTGCCGCCACGGAACTGGCAGAAAAAGCCGCCGCCCTTGCCGCTACCACCCCCGCACAGGATGCAGGCATGGCCGCCGCCCAGCAGGGAGACGGCTTCTTCATTAACGGGCTGATTATTTTCGTTTTAGCCTGTTTCGTCGGTTATCATGTTGTCTGGCGCGTCACACCCGCCCTGCACTCGCCGCTGATGTCGATTACCAATGCCATTTCCTCGGTTGTGATTGTCGGCGCTTTACTTGCCGTCGGCGCCTCCGCCGTCGGGTTTTCAAAGCTGATGGGTTTTCTTGCCGTTGTTCTGGCTGCCGTCAATATTTTTGGCGGCTTTATCGTAACGCGGCGTATGCTGCATATGTTCAAAAAGAAAGCGTGA
- a CDS encoding GNAT family N-acetyltransferase, translating into MITIIPFHDANPDAVRRIYAESVAANPQGFVQDLSFHGDIMAQAADMAAEGGAFLVALLEDMPIGIGGLKPEKEDGVYELCKLHVLKEHHGKGYGKMLSWGLIDAARAKEAAAVTLHVTATQEAAISLYERLGFERTDRKTYDVQIGNTVQSFDTVFMRLAL; encoded by the coding sequence ATGATCACAATCATTCCCTTCCACGACGCAAACCCTGACGCCGTACGCCGGATTTATGCGGAATCCGTCGCTGCCAATCCGCAGGGTTTTGTGCAGGATTTGTCCTTTCACGGCGATATCATGGCGCAAGCTGCGGATATGGCGGCGGAGGGCGGCGCATTTCTGGTCGCATTACTGGAAGATATGCCGATCGGCATCGGCGGGTTGAAGCCGGAAAAGGAAGACGGCGTTTACGAGCTGTGCAAATTACATGTCCTGAAAGAACATCACGGCAAAGGCTACGGAAAAATGCTGTCATGGGGGTTGATTGATGCCGCGCGGGCAAAAGAAGCCGCGGCTGTTACGCTACATGTGACCGCCACGCAGGAAGCCGCAATCAGCCTGTATGAACGTCTGGGGTTTGAGCGCACCGACCGCAAAACCTATGATGTGCAAATCGGTAACACGGTGCAAAGTTTTGATACCGTCTTTATGCGCCTTGCGCTTTAG
- a CDS encoding NAD(P)(+) transhydrogenase (Re/Si-specific) subunit beta has protein sequence MTTMISLAYLASSICFILSLRGLSHPETSRKGLAYGITGMAVAIVATLLLPHVTTYSLILLGLLVGGGIGTLIALKIEMTALPQLVAAFHSLVGLAAVFVAAAAFYNPEAYGLGAPGYVAFGSMLEMSLGAAIGAITFTGSIIAWGKLQGVISGKPMVYPGQHMVNALLGCGLVLLIILLCSSQMSFFFWAVVLLAFLIGVLIIVPIGGADMPVIVSMLNSYSGWAAAGIGFTLHNPLLIIVGALVGSSGAILSYIMCKGMNRSFLSVVLGGFGGEQASGAAEDLGDRQAKIGSAEDAAYIMKNASKVIIVPGYGMAVAQAQHALREMADILKKEGVDVKYAIHPVAGRMPGHMNVLLAEANVPYDEVFELEDINRDFAQTDVAYIIGANDITNPAAKTDTTSPIYGMPVLDVEKAKTVLFIKRSLGSGYAGIDNPLFYQDNTMMLLDDAKKMTEEIVKALEH, from the coding sequence ATGACCACAATGATTTCTCTCGCATATCTTGCATCTTCCATCTGCTTCATCCTGTCGCTGCGCGGCTTGTCGCATCCTGAAACGTCGCGCAAGGGGCTGGCCTACGGTATCACCGGTATGGCGGTTGCCATTGTTGCGACCTTGCTGCTGCCGCATGTGACGACGTACAGCCTGATCCTTCTGGGCCTGCTTGTCGGCGGTGGAATCGGTACGCTGATCGCGCTGAAAATTGAAATGACGGCGCTGCCGCAGCTGGTTGCGGCCTTCCACTCGCTGGTCGGCCTTGCCGCTGTTTTCGTTGCCGCCGCCGCTTTCTACAATCCCGAGGCCTATGGCCTTGGTGCACCGGGCTATGTCGCTTTTGGCAGTATGCTCGAAATGTCGCTGGGGGCCGCCATCGGTGCCATTACCTTTACAGGCTCCATTATCGCCTGGGGGAAATTGCAGGGCGTGATTTCCGGCAAGCCCATGGTTTATCCGGGGCAGCATATGGTCAATGCGCTGCTGGGCTGCGGTCTGGTGCTGTTGATTATTCTGCTGTGCAGCTCGCAAATGTCCTTCTTTTTCTGGGCGGTCGTATTGCTGGCCTTCCTGATCGGTGTGCTGATTATCGTGCCGATCGGCGGGGCGGATATGCCTGTCATCGTCTCCATGCTGAACAGTTATTCAGGCTGGGCCGCCGCCGGTATCGGCTTTACGCTGCATAACCCGCTGTTGATTATTGTCGGTGCGCTGGTCGGCTCCAGCGGTGCCATCCTGTCCTATATCATGTGTAAAGGTATGAACCGCTCCTTCCTGAGCGTTGTTCTGGGCGGTTTCGGCGGTGAACAGGCTTCCGGTGCGGCTGAAGATCTGGGTGACCGTCAGGCGAAAATCGGCTCTGCCGAAGATGCCGCCTATATCATGAAAAACGCCTCGAAAGTCATCATCGTGCCGGGTTACGGTATGGCGGTGGCACAGGCACAGCACGCTTTGCGTGAAATGGCCGATATCCTGAAAAAAGAAGGTGTGGATGTAAAATATGCCATTCACCCTGTCGCAGGACGCATGCCCGGCCATATGAATGTGCTTTTGGCCGAAGCAAATGTGCCCTATGACGAAGTGTTTGAATTGGAAGACATCAACCGCGATTTCGCACAAACCGATGTCGCCTATATTATCGGTGCCAATGACATCACCAACCCCGCCGCCAAAACCGACACAACATCACCGATTTACGGTATGCCGGTTCTGGATGTTGAAAAAGCAAAAACGGTGCTGTTTATCAAGCGTTCGCTCGGTTCGGGCTATGCCGGTATCGACAATCCGCTCTTCTATCAGGACAATACGATGATGCTACTGGATGATGCCAAAAAGATGACGGAAGAAATCGTCAAAGCGCTTGAGCATTAA
- a CDS encoding TetR/AcrR family transcriptional regulator, whose protein sequence is MKVQKPGRMRSDTKRAKQKQETRKRILRAAAALFDEKGFFETSPTDIAKEADVAYGSVYAHFDTKGEILIVLHREYLEEKFQKISALKREGRSAIEHLLYFTAQIWEEDTGQTLANSIAFISYIWVHGKQENGLSPQEIYRPFLELIIPLLQEAQKDGDLPEDLDIGMSLEISLATYLDLMRQAWYNPAEKSQLFQKLLLNMVHIFRADPAILQKYVHQEQS, encoded by the coding sequence ATGAAAGTTCAGAAACCTGGACGTATGCGGAGCGATACCAAACGCGCAAAACAGAAGCAGGAAACACGTAAACGCATTTTACGTGCCGCCGCCGCTCTCTTTGATGAAAAGGGCTTTTTTGAAACCAGCCCCACCGATATTGCCAAAGAAGCCGATGTCGCCTATGGCTCGGTCTATGCGCATTTCGATACCAAAGGTGAGATCCTGATTGTTCTGCACCGGGAGTATCTTGAAGAGAAATTTCAAAAAATCAGCGCCCTAAAACGCGAAGGCCGCAGCGCCATCGAACATCTGCTGTATTTCACCGCACAAATCTGGGAGGAAGATACGGGACAGACACTGGCCAATTCCATTGCCTTTATTTCCTATATCTGGGTGCATGGCAAACAAGAAAACGGGCTGTCCCCGCAGGAAATTTACCGGCCTTTTCTCGAGCTCATCATTCCGCTGTTACAGGAGGCGCAAAAAGACGGCGACCTACCCGAAGACCTTGATATCGGCATGAGCCTTGAAATCTCGCTGGCCACTTATCTCGATCTGATGCGTCAGGCATGGTACAATCCTGCGGAAAAAAGCCAGCTATTCCAAAAACTGTTGCTCAATATGGTGCATATTTTCCGCGCCGATCCCGCCATTCTGCAAAAATACGTTCATCAGGAACAGAGTTAG